A single genomic interval of Pyrus communis chromosome 7, drPyrComm1.1, whole genome shotgun sequence harbors:
- the LOC137740160 gene encoding uncharacterized protein isoform X2: protein MPSPLAQHALDRGFPSNLIFTPERAGEDVFLSDLRALQPQLCITAALGNILPTKFLNIPTLVSRSYARGGHKPYDLFGNGKPGDKEFREAWKKEIDEDDTLWTGSEDESDNEKDEKSRLEKEIRKVRQQAREHSDLIDADDSDELRSVWSGSDEEKSLWTGSEDDDDDDIPTEAYPNESSDKHIDKLFEFEETSKYRTISELLKAEQEPEELSPGKQARKIAVENALKKLKKGPDGRYINVWEVMSDLDILVGAFENIVSGPEYAELRQGGPKKLNMQFFKDIQMRMRDPNYKFSPELKLKPKRKLVARKKWQKVQSRRRKAQKR from the exons ATGCCTTCTCCTTTAGCACAGCATGCTCTTGACAGAGGCTTCCCTTCAAACCTTATTTTCACACCTGAACGGGCTGGAGAG GATGTGTTTTTGTCCGACTTAAGAGCTTTGCAGCCACAACTTTGCATCACTGCTGCTTTAGGGAACATTTTACCTACCAAGTTTCTCAATATCCCAACATTGG TTTCACGATCATATGCTCGTGGTGGTCATAAACCTTATGATCTCTTTGGAAATGGAAAACCTGGTGACAAGGAATTTAGGGAAGCCTGGAAGAAAGAGATTGATGaagatgatactttatggacaggGAGTGAAGACGAAAGTGACAATGAAAAGGATGAAAAGAGTCGTCTTGAAAAAGAGATTCGTAAAGTAAGACAGCAGGCGAGGGAGCACTCTGACCTGATTGATGCCGATGATAGTGATGAGTTGAGAAGTGTTTGGTCTGGAAGCGACGAGGAGAAGTCTCTGTGGACTGGGagtgaagatgatgatgatgacgataTTCCTACTGAAGCCTACCCAAATGAAAGTAGTGATAAACATATAGACAAACTAtttgagtttgaagaaacatCAAAGTATCGGACAATTTCTGAATTATTGAAAGCTGAGCAGGAACCAGAGGAGTTGTCCCCTGGAAAGCAAGCTAGGAAAATTGCAGTTGAGAATGCcttgaaaaagttgaagaaagggccagACGGGCGTTATATTAACGTGTGGGAGGTCATGAGTGACTTGGATATTTTGGTAGGAGCATTTGAAAATATAGTATCAGGGCCAGAATATGCAGAGCTTAGACAGGGAGGGCCTAAGAAACTGAATATGCAGTTTTTCAAGGATATACAAATGCGTATGAGAGATCCTAATTATAAGTTCTCACCTGAGTTGAAGTTGAAACCAAAGAGAAAACTAGTTGCTAGAAAGAAATGGCAGAAAGTACAATCTAGACGGAGGAAAGCACAAAAGCGCTAA
- the LOC137740160 gene encoding uncharacterized protein isoform X1 has translation MNWSLVFRRFWCFSAATSSSSSCSSTLCFASNKKPLVFLGSPQVSAIVLDVLLNASAAADSLFETAAIVTQPPSRKSRGKKLMPSPLAQHALDRGFPSNLIFTPERAGEDVFLSDLRALQPQLCITAALGNILPTKFLNIPTLVSRSYARGGHKPYDLFGNGKPGDKEFREAWKKEIDEDDTLWTGSEDESDNEKDEKSRLEKEIRKVRQQAREHSDLIDADDSDELRSVWSGSDEEKSLWTGSEDDDDDDIPTEAYPNESSDKHIDKLFEFEETSKYRTISELLKAEQEPEELSPGKQARKIAVENALKKLKKGPDGRYINVWEVMSDLDILVGAFENIVSGPEYAELRQGGPKKLNMQFFKDIQMRMRDPNYKFSPELKLKPKRKLVARKKWQKVQSRRRKAQKR, from the exons ATGAATTGGTCGCTGGTGTTTCGTCGCTTCTGGTGCTTCAGTGCCGcaacttcatcttcatcttcttgttcttctacTTTATGCTTCGCTTCCAACAAGAAGCCCCTCGTCTTCTTAGGCTCTCCTCAG GTGTCAGCAATTGTTCTGGATGTCCTCCTCAATGCATCCGCTGCCGCAGACTCACTCTTTGAG ACTGCAGCTATTGTTACTCAGCCCCCATCCAGAAAGTCTAGGGGGAAAAAGTTGATGCCTTCTCCTTTAGCACAGCATGCTCTTGACAGAGGCTTCCCTTCAAACCTTATTTTCACACCTGAACGGGCTGGAGAG GATGTGTTTTTGTCCGACTTAAGAGCTTTGCAGCCACAACTTTGCATCACTGCTGCTTTAGGGAACATTTTACCTACCAAGTTTCTCAATATCCCAACATTGG TTTCACGATCATATGCTCGTGGTGGTCATAAACCTTATGATCTCTTTGGAAATGGAAAACCTGGTGACAAGGAATTTAGGGAAGCCTGGAAGAAAGAGATTGATGaagatgatactttatggacaggGAGTGAAGACGAAAGTGACAATGAAAAGGATGAAAAGAGTCGTCTTGAAAAAGAGATTCGTAAAGTAAGACAGCAGGCGAGGGAGCACTCTGACCTGATTGATGCCGATGATAGTGATGAGTTGAGAAGTGTTTGGTCTGGAAGCGACGAGGAGAAGTCTCTGTGGACTGGGagtgaagatgatgatgatgacgataTTCCTACTGAAGCCTACCCAAATGAAAGTAGTGATAAACATATAGACAAACTAtttgagtttgaagaaacatCAAAGTATCGGACAATTTCTGAATTATTGAAAGCTGAGCAGGAACCAGAGGAGTTGTCCCCTGGAAAGCAAGCTAGGAAAATTGCAGTTGAGAATGCcttgaaaaagttgaagaaagggccagACGGGCGTTATATTAACGTGTGGGAGGTCATGAGTGACTTGGATATTTTGGTAGGAGCATTTGAAAATATAGTATCAGGGCCAGAATATGCAGAGCTTAGACAGGGAGGGCCTAAGAAACTGAATATGCAGTTTTTCAAGGATATACAAATGCGTATGAGAGATCCTAATTATAAGTTCTCACCTGAGTTGAAGTTGAAACCAAAGAGAAAACTAGTTGCTAGAAAGAAATGGCAGAAAGTACAATCTAGACGGAGGAAAGCACAAAAGCGCTAA